One Vibrio neonatus genomic window carries:
- the acnB gene encoding bifunctional aconitate hydratase 2/2-methylisocitrate dehydratase, producing MLEAYRNHIAERAEQGVVPKPLDAEQVAALVELLKNPPQGEDTFILDLLENRIPPGVDEAAYVKASFLTAVTKGDVESPLVSKQKAAELLGTMLGGYNIEPLISLLDDAELAPIATKALSHTLLMFDAFYDVEEKAKAGNEYAKQVVQSWADAEWFLSKPELQEKVTLTVFKVTGETNTDDLSPAPDAWSRPDIPVHALAMLKNEREGINPDNAGTVGPIGQIEALKEKGHQLVYVGDVVGTGSSRKSATNSVLWFMGDDIPYVPNKRAGGYVLGGKIAPIFFNTMEDAGALPIEVDVTKLNMGDVIDVYPYQGKVCDHASGEVIAEFGLKTDVLIDEVRAGGRIPLIVGRGLTDKARTSLGLEPSEVFRKPGEIADTGKGYTLAQKMVGKACGVAGIRPGTYCEPKMTTVGSQDTTGPMTRDELKDLACLGFSADLVMQSFCHTSAYPKPVDVTTHHTLPDFIMNRGGVSLRPGDGVIHSWLNRMLLPDTVGTGGDSHTRFPLGISFPAGSGLVAFAAATGVMPLDMPESILVRFKGEMKSGITLRDLVHAIPYYGIKQGLLTVEKAGKVNEFSGRVLEIEGVEHLSVEQAFELSDASAERSAAGCTVKLSRESIEEYLNSNITMLKWMIAEGYGDLRTIERRIKSMQEWLDNPELMEADKDAEYTHVIEIDLAEIDEPILCAPNDPDDARPLSEVQGTDIDEVFIGSCMTNIGHFRAAGKLLDKFNGQLETRLWVAPPTKMDRDQLTEEGYYGIFGRAGVRIETPGCSLCMGNQARVADKATVMSTSTRNFPNRLGTGANVYLASAELAAVGAILGRIPTKAEYLEYSSQIDATAADTYRYLNFHRMAQYTEKADTVIFQEPA from the coding sequence GTGCTTGAAGCTTATCGCAATCATATAGCTGAGCGTGCTGAACAGGGAGTGGTTCCAAAGCCCCTCGATGCAGAACAAGTCGCTGCACTTGTTGAATTACTAAAGAACCCACCTCAAGGTGAAGATACCTTCATCTTAGATCTCTTAGAAAATCGTATTCCACCAGGTGTTGATGAAGCTGCCTACGTTAAAGCGAGCTTCTTAACTGCAGTCACTAAAGGTGACGTTGAATCACCGCTAGTTTCAAAACAAAAAGCGGCCGAACTGCTTGGCACTATGCTAGGTGGTTACAACATTGAACCTCTTATTAGCCTGTTAGATGACGCAGAACTTGCGCCTATCGCAACCAAAGCTCTTTCGCACACTTTGCTGATGTTTGATGCTTTCTATGATGTAGAAGAGAAAGCCAAAGCGGGCAATGAATATGCCAAGCAAGTAGTGCAGTCTTGGGCTGACGCTGAATGGTTCTTGTCAAAACCTGAACTGCAAGAAAAAGTCACTTTGACTGTGTTTAAAGTCACAGGTGAAACCAATACCGATGATCTTTCTCCGGCGCCAGATGCTTGGTCTCGTCCTGATATCCCAGTGCACGCTTTAGCGATGCTAAAAAATGAGCGTGAAGGCATTAATCCTGATAACGCAGGCACAGTTGGTCCGATTGGACAAATTGAAGCGTTGAAAGAGAAAGGTCACCAGCTAGTTTATGTGGGTGATGTTGTCGGTACTGGTTCTTCTCGTAAATCCGCGACTAACTCAGTGTTGTGGTTTATGGGAGATGACATCCCTTACGTGCCAAACAAGCGCGCAGGTGGCTATGTACTTGGTGGTAAAATCGCACCTATCTTCTTTAATACCATGGAAGATGCCGGCGCATTACCAATCGAAGTGGATGTCACTAAATTGAATATGGGTGACGTTATCGATGTTTATCCATACCAAGGTAAAGTGTGTGACCATGCAAGCGGCGAAGTGATTGCTGAGTTTGGTCTAAAAACAGACGTGCTTATTGATGAAGTTCGTGCTGGTGGTCGTATTCCTTTGATTGTAGGTCGTGGCCTAACCGACAAAGCGCGTACTTCACTAGGGCTTGAGCCATCAGAGGTGTTCCGTAAGCCAGGCGAAATCGCAGATACTGGCAAAGGGTATACTTTAGCGCAGAAGATGGTTGGTAAAGCATGTGGCGTTGCGGGCATTCGTCCGGGAACGTACTGTGAGCCGAAGATGACGACAGTAGGCTCGCAAGATACTACCGGTCCTATGACTCGTGATGAGCTAAAAGATCTAGCGTGTTTAGGCTTCTCTGCTGACTTAGTAATGCAGTCTTTCTGTCATACATCAGCGTATCCAAAACCTGTTGATGTGACTACGCACCATACACTGCCTGATTTTATTATGAATCGTGGCGGCGTTTCACTGCGTCCGGGTGATGGTGTTATCCACTCATGGTTAAACCGCATGCTTTTGCCTGATACAGTAGGTACAGGTGGCGACTCCCATACTCGTTTCCCTCTGGGTATTTCTTTCCCAGCAGGTTCTGGTTTGGTGGCGTTTGCGGCGGCAACAGGCGTAATGCCACTGGATATGCCAGAGTCTATTTTGGTGCGCTTTAAAGGGGAGATGAAATCGGGTATCACATTACGTGATTTGGTCCATGCCATCCCTTACTACGGCATTAAGCAAGGCTTATTGACGGTAGAAAAAGCGGGTAAAGTGAATGAATTCTCAGGTCGCGTACTTGAAATTGAAGGTGTTGAGCACCTTTCTGTAGAGCAAGCCTTTGAGCTTTCAGATGCGTCAGCTGAGCGAAGCGCGGCAGGTTGTACTGTTAAGTTGTCTCGCGAGTCTATCGAAGAGTACCTAAACTCTAACATCACCATGCTCAAGTGGATGATCGCTGAAGGTTATGGGGATCTACGCACCATTGAACGTCGTATTAAGTCGATGCAAGAGTGGCTAGATAATCCAGAGCTAATGGAAGCGGATAAAGACGCTGAATACACGCACGTTATCGAGATTGATCTTGCTGAAATTGATGAACCAATTTTGTGCGCACCGAACGATCCTGATGATGCTCGTCCGCTATCTGAAGTACAAGGTACTGATATCGATGAAGTCTTTATCGGATCGTGCATGACCAATATCGGGCATTTCCGCGCCGCAGGTAAATTGCTAGATAAGTTTAACGGGCAGCTAGAAACTCGCCTATGGGTGGCTCCGCCAACGAAGATGGATCGCGATCAACTGACAGAAGAAGGCTACTACGGCATCTTCGGACGTGCAGGGGTACGTATCGAAACTCCGGGCTGTTCGCTATGTATGGGTAACCAAGCACGTGTTGCCGACAAAGCGACCGTCATGTCTACCTCAACACGTAACTTCCCGAACCGTCTTGGTACGGGTGCCAATGTGTATCTAGCATCAGCTGAATTAGCCGCAGTAGGGGCCATTTTAGGACGCATTCCAACTAAAGCTGAGTACTTAGAGTATTCTTCTC
- a CDS encoding patatin-like phospholipase family protein: MQRNALLVGIIVFFTFAVSASPASATEINQATSKSRPTIGLVLAGGGAKGAAHIGVLKALEEMRVPVDIITGTSMGSYVGGLYATGQSADQIQSYLTSIDWNLGYRDQVDRADRRIRDKAYDDQYQINADLGIGWGKIKTPKGVVQGQGMLRILRETSRSPLKVDSFDEFAIRYRAVATDIVNLKQVVLDKGYLVDAMMASMSVPGALPPYELDGQFLVDGGVVNNMPVDLAQKMGADYIIAVDISSDYKTKEQLASFLDVGGQLSNYLVKRGTIDQGKLLSDKDVLLTPEIGEIGTTDFSAMPEAYQRGYEDAMKHKAELQKFALSEEDYAAYKQQKERKAQQIIFGDDVPIDKIEMVNQTHFNSEVLYNRLAIDPEHPPTSEDIEDAVSRLYALDRFEKITYKYEQQDLENTLVIDVDEKDWGPNYLNFRFFLEDDFTTTSQYAIGASANFTDLGWEGGEMRTSAELGTDKLIAADLYTPFFSNQVLYNTVLVQYSDENRNVAIANVQGGEITDLSEVTNYIPVTYSEFKADASIGLQPALWNQLSVGLRYTTGRAKLSTFSSAGDISYDRKGVYVQYVADTLDNSSLPTKGSYLFMEYLTSFDKVDNEDSSYDEERVDEYKVRWLSAVTFHQKHTFVGNAELGLFDSVNNVAPIDPYDLGGFQHLSGIPRNSLIGQNKAFAMLVYRYRWFENDFGMFQSPIYVGLSAEYGGVWSGSKHSIKNAPLFVAGSAYIGIDSPIGPVLLGYGQTEDGMGAAYLSIGNAYK; encoded by the coding sequence TTGCAGCGTAATGCATTATTGGTTGGCATAATTGTATTCTTCACATTTGCAGTTAGTGCTAGCCCCGCTTCGGCGACAGAGATCAATCAAGCTACGTCTAAATCGCGACCAACGATTGGACTGGTCTTAGCTGGGGGCGGGGCAAAAGGCGCCGCTCATATTGGTGTCTTAAAAGCCTTAGAAGAAATGCGAGTTCCGGTAGATATTATTACTGGTACTAGCATGGGGTCGTACGTTGGCGGGTTATACGCTACGGGACAAAGTGCTGATCAAATTCAATCTTACTTAACCTCAATAGATTGGAATTTAGGTTATCGCGATCAAGTGGATCGCGCTGACCGACGCATTCGCGATAAGGCCTATGACGATCAATACCAAATCAATGCCGATTTAGGCATAGGTTGGGGAAAGATAAAAACCCCAAAAGGCGTAGTGCAAGGGCAAGGAATGCTGCGCATTTTACGTGAAACCTCTCGTTCTCCTCTCAAAGTAGACAGTTTTGATGAGTTTGCTATTCGTTATCGTGCGGTAGCGACAGATATCGTTAATCTTAAACAAGTGGTGTTAGATAAAGGCTACTTAGTCGATGCCATGATGGCATCCATGTCGGTGCCGGGTGCATTGCCACCTTATGAGCTTGATGGTCAATTTTTAGTTGATGGTGGCGTGGTGAATAACATGCCCGTTGATTTAGCCCAGAAAATGGGGGCGGATTACATCATCGCGGTCGATATCTCTTCTGATTATAAAACTAAAGAACAATTGGCGAGTTTCCTAGATGTTGGCGGGCAGCTTTCGAATTATTTGGTCAAACGCGGCACTATCGATCAAGGCAAACTGCTTTCAGACAAAGATGTACTGTTAACGCCAGAGATAGGAGAAATAGGCACCACGGATTTTAGTGCCATGCCTGAAGCCTATCAACGTGGCTACGAAGATGCGATGAAGCATAAAGCCGAGCTGCAAAAATTTGCGTTATCAGAAGAAGATTACGCCGCTTACAAGCAACAAAAAGAGCGCAAGGCACAGCAAATCATATTTGGTGATGATGTGCCGATTGATAAGATTGAAATGGTGAACCAAACCCATTTCAATTCAGAAGTACTGTATAACCGCCTTGCTATCGACCCTGAACATCCCCCTACATCCGAAGATATTGAAGATGCGGTTTCACGCCTGTACGCGTTAGATCGCTTTGAAAAAATCACCTATAAATACGAACAGCAAGATCTAGAAAATACCTTAGTGATCGATGTCGATGAAAAAGATTGGGGTCCTAACTACTTAAACTTTCGTTTCTTCCTAGAAGATGATTTTACAACCACCAGTCAATATGCCATTGGCGCTTCCGCCAACTTTACCGACCTTGGTTGGGAAGGGGGCGAGATGAGAACCAGCGCTGAGTTGGGTACCGACAAGTTAATTGCCGCCGATCTATATACGCCTTTCTTTTCCAATCAGGTGCTATACAACACCGTATTGGTGCAATATTCTGACGAAAACCGCAACGTGGCTATTGCCAATGTACAAGGTGGTGAGATCACCGACTTATCAGAAGTCACTAACTATATCCCTGTGACTTACTCTGAATTTAAAGCCGATGCTAGCATTGGCTTGCAGCCAGCATTATGGAACCAGTTATCAGTCGGACTACGTTATACAACTGGTAGAGCGAAACTGTCGACCTTCTCATCCGCCGGAGATATTTCATACGATCGTAAAGGTGTTTATGTACAGTATGTCGCAGACACCTTAGATAACTCCAGTTTGCCGACCAAAGGCTCTTACTTATTTATGGAGTACTTAACCTCATTTGATAAGGTCGATAATGAGGATTCAAGTTACGATGAAGAGCGGGTGGATGAATATAAGGTTCGCTGGCTATCGGCGGTCACTTTCCATCAAAAACATACCTTTGTTGGTAATGCTGAATTAGGTTTGTTTGATTCGGTTAATAATGTCGCTCCTATTGATCCCTATGATCTTGGTGGCTTCCAACACCTATCTGGTATTCCGCGCAATAGCTTGATAGGTCAAAACAAAGCGTTTGCCATGCTCGTATATCGTTATCGCTGGTTTGAAAATGACTTTGGTATGTTCCAGTCACCTATTTATGTGGGTTTATCTGCGGAATATGGCGGAGTCTGGTCAGGTTCAAAACACAGTATTAAGAATGCGCCGTTATTTGTCGCAGGCTCGGCTTATATTGGTATTGATTCTCCGATCGGCCCAGTGTTGTTGGGGTACGGTCAGACAGAAGATGGCATGGGCGCCGCTTATCTCTCGATAGGTAATGCTTATAAGTAA
- the mrcB gene encoding penicillin-binding protein 1B, with protein sequence MPEKRTPPKTRQTKKTVAKKKPLKKSISSKRAAKPKHSRSWKKTLWGITWKSSLAGFAVLAFVMVYLNTIVERRFEGQLFDLPTVVYARILNLAPDAKITHSQMLKELDVLHYRKVRSPKFPGEYSASSTKIELIRRPFEFQDGPEPERHVMLYFNNTGVTKIESLEKKGQLGFLRLEPKMLGMLEKNVTEQRLFVKRQDYPEFLVDALVTTEDRDFYHHDGVSPTAIARAFIVNLKAGRAVQGGSTLTQQLSKNLFLTREKTLWRKVREALIAIIIDHRYDKDRILEAYLNEVYLGQSAGQAIHGFGLAARFYFGQPIQELRIDQMAMLVGLVKGPSYYNPIRHPQRAKQRRDLILKLLFEQSYLNAEQYQQAISRDLDLQKTPRIASRQPAYFQQLKNELQKNVGSDFEQHMGLRLFTTLDPVSQSMLEKAVRETLPRLEKGKPSQLEAAAIAVDRKTGEIRAMVGGRRTGYDGFNRVLNASRQIGSLVKPAIYLDALMQPDKYQLATTLIDEPISLKGNKGSTWTPRNFDRKFRGKVPFYRSLAHSLNVPTVRLGMSLGIKNVQHTIEKLGVDEGEIRPLPSMFLGAFTLTPYQVAQMYQSLTNSGKKVPLTALRVVKNQDDEVLYQSLPRARQVVPEQAAWLATYAMKKVVSEGSGRYLTNHFSRFALAGKTGTSNDGRDSWFVGVDGREVVTLWVGRDDNKEAHLTGSSGALRVYDDYLKQREPEVLSLPWPEGIRTLGYRKLEDGSLTVDCNSQFKLPVWDASGEALSECESNAKPWFKKILPW encoded by the coding sequence GTGCCAGAAAAACGGACTCCGCCAAAAACTCGTCAAACTAAAAAAACAGTGGCTAAGAAAAAGCCGCTGAAAAAATCCATCTCCTCAAAACGTGCGGCAAAACCGAAACATTCTCGATCGTGGAAGAAAACGTTATGGGGCATAACATGGAAATCCAGCCTAGCGGGATTTGCGGTATTGGCGTTTGTGATGGTGTATTTAAACACGATTGTCGAGCGACGCTTTGAAGGGCAGTTATTTGATTTGCCTACCGTAGTGTATGCGCGCATCTTAAACCTTGCTCCCGACGCTAAAATCACCCATTCACAGATGCTAAAAGAGCTCGATGTTCTGCATTATCGTAAGGTTCGCTCACCTAAGTTTCCTGGGGAATACTCGGCTTCTAGCACTAAAATCGAGCTGATCCGTCGTCCGTTTGAATTCCAAGATGGACCAGAGCCAGAGCGCCATGTCATGTTGTACTTCAACAACACTGGTGTGACAAAAATTGAATCTTTGGAGAAAAAGGGTCAATTAGGCTTTTTGCGCTTAGAGCCGAAAATGCTTGGCATGTTAGAGAAAAACGTCACCGAACAAAGATTGTTTGTCAAAAGACAAGATTATCCAGAGTTTTTGGTGGATGCGTTGGTGACCACCGAAGATCGTGACTTTTATCATCATGATGGCGTTTCTCCCACCGCAATTGCTCGTGCATTTATCGTGAACTTAAAAGCGGGTCGAGCAGTGCAAGGGGGCAGCACCTTAACTCAACAATTGAGTAAAAACCTCTTTTTAACCAGAGAGAAAACCCTGTGGCGTAAAGTTCGAGAAGCCTTGATTGCGATCATCATTGATCATCGCTACGACAAAGATCGAATTTTAGAAGCCTACCTTAATGAAGTTTATCTAGGACAAAGCGCAGGTCAGGCCATCCATGGCTTTGGCTTAGCAGCACGTTTTTACTTTGGGCAACCGATTCAAGAGTTGCGTATTGATCAAATGGCGATGCTGGTGGGCTTAGTGAAAGGGCCGTCGTATTACAACCCAATACGTCATCCGCAACGAGCAAAACAGCGTCGCGATCTGATTTTGAAGCTTTTGTTTGAGCAAAGCTATCTTAACGCTGAGCAGTATCAACAAGCGATCAGCCGTGATTTGGATCTGCAAAAAACGCCGCGTATTGCTAGCCGTCAGCCGGCCTATTTCCAGCAGTTAAAAAATGAATTGCAAAAAAATGTAGGCAGTGATTTTGAGCAACATATGGGATTGCGTCTATTTACTACTTTAGATCCTGTATCTCAGTCGATGCTGGAAAAAGCAGTGCGAGAAACCTTACCTAGACTAGAAAAAGGCAAACCTTCGCAACTGGAAGCGGCTGCAATAGCGGTAGATAGAAAAACCGGTGAAATCCGCGCTATGGTCGGAGGCCGACGAACTGGCTATGACGGTTTTAATCGGGTATTAAATGCTTCACGTCAAATTGGCTCTTTGGTTAAGCCTGCCATCTATTTAGATGCTTTAATGCAACCGGATAAATATCAACTAGCCACCACCTTAATTGATGAGCCTATTTCATTAAAAGGCAACAAAGGCAGTACTTGGACACCGAGAAACTTCGATAGAAAATTCAGAGGTAAAGTGCCGTTTTATCGCTCTTTAGCACATTCACTAAATGTACCTACGGTGCGATTGGGGATGAGCTTAGGCATTAAAAATGTGCAACACACTATTGAAAAACTGGGTGTTGATGAAGGTGAGATTCGACCATTGCCGTCCATGTTTTTAGGTGCATTTACTTTAACGCCATATCAAGTGGCGCAAATGTATCAATCACTGACTAACTCAGGTAAAAAAGTGCCCTTAACAGCGCTGCGAGTAGTGAAAAACCAAGACGATGAAGTCCTGTATCAATCATTGCCTCGCGCTCGACAAGTGGTGCCAGAGCAAGCCGCTTGGCTAGCAACCTATGCAATGAAAAAAGTAGTCAGCGAAGGTTCTGGTCGTTATCTAACCAATCATTTCTCTCGCTTTGCTTTAGCCGGCAAAACGGGTACCAGTAATGACGGTCGTGACAGTTGGTTTGTTGGCGTAGACGGACGAGAAGTGGTGACCTTATGGGTGGGCAGAGACGATAACAAAGAAGCGCATTTAACGGGTTCATCTGGCGCATTGCGAGTTTATGATGACTACTTGAAGCAACGTGAACCAGAAGTGCTTAGCTTGCCTTGGCCGGAAGGTATTCGTACTTTAGGTTATCGTAAACTTGAGGACGGCAGCCTTACTGTAGACTGTAATAGCCAATTTAAATTACCGGTCTGGGATGCCAGCGGTGAAGCTTTAAGTGAGTGCGAATCTAATGCAAAGCCTTGGTTTAAAAAAATATTACCTTGGTAG
- the hrpB gene encoding ATP-dependent helicase HrpB — protein MTQVLSNLPINAILDDIIASLQQHSQLIIQAPPGAGKSTFLPLQLLLNSSCSGKIIMLEPRRLAAKSIASFIAKQLAEPVGQRVGYRVRGESKCSNATRLEIVTEGVLTRMIQSDPELTGVDILLFDEFHERSIHADLGLALALEVQQVFNEQLKIVVMSATLDQSSLHSIIPDATLHTSEGRGFPIEQRYAPAKANQNLIALICQQTQKALHEEQGSILVFLPSIGLINACLEALTDECSGDEQVKVMALHGGLDFSAQQQAIQASPQGQRKVVLTTNIAETSLTIEGVRIVIDSGLENRASFDLNSGVTRLEQKWVSQSSAVQRAGRAGRTEPGICIRLYSESQFKQNPSHTVPEIMRSDLSSLMLEAAQWGSCDVSSMQFVQQPPTAAVSVACALLQSLTLLTPDLTLTQQGKRALQLGLEPRLSAMLLRVPSELLDTALASAVVLEEPMRNSDDIGFQVALLVERKHPKQGLLKRRADTLAKRMHSSFTLSAVKSAQIGVCLSLAYPDRIAKQRSANGSQYQLTSGHGAFVDDSSRLSGDEYLVAALLQKGRQSSSRILAGAHVSRAELEALHTFEQKKVLQWSDEKQSLIAEQQLTLGQLVVQRKPMATADLSPELLASGMLDYVAKKGLSVLPWSKESILLRSRVNCAKQWLPEMSWPDWSDSGLLNSLTQWLLPYLSGIRSVKGLQALNMLDILNATLGWPLNQKIDTLLPRSIKVPSGSSKTLQYSADQPPKLSVKLQEMFGEPQSPTVAEGRVKVTLELLSPAQRPLQVTQDLAGFWQGAYKEVQKEMKGRYPKHPWPDDPASHQATSKTKRHLK, from the coding sequence TTGACTCAAGTACTATCCAATCTGCCGATTAACGCTATCTTAGATGACATCATTGCCTCTTTGCAGCAGCATTCTCAGCTGATTATTCAAGCGCCGCCGGGGGCGGGTAAATCGACCTTTTTACCATTGCAGTTGCTGTTAAACTCCAGTTGCAGTGGCAAAATCATCATGCTTGAACCAAGGCGATTAGCGGCAAAAAGTATCGCAAGTTTTATTGCCAAGCAATTGGCAGAACCGGTGGGTCAAAGGGTTGGATATCGGGTTCGTGGTGAGAGCAAGTGCAGCAATGCCACTCGGCTAGAGATCGTCACGGAAGGCGTATTAACTCGCATGATCCAGTCAGATCCCGAATTAACTGGGGTTGATATACTCCTTTTTGATGAGTTTCACGAAAGAAGCATTCATGCCGATTTGGGATTAGCGTTAGCGCTAGAAGTTCAGCAAGTGTTCAACGAACAACTCAAAATAGTGGTGATGTCAGCGACGCTGGATCAATCTAGCTTACACTCGATTATCCCTGATGCCACGCTGCATACCTCTGAAGGACGAGGCTTTCCGATAGAGCAGCGCTACGCCCCAGCCAAAGCCAATCAAAATCTGATTGCGTTAATTTGTCAGCAAACCCAAAAAGCATTGCATGAAGAGCAAGGCTCTATTTTGGTGTTTTTACCCAGCATAGGTTTGATCAATGCGTGTTTAGAGGCGTTAACTGATGAGTGTTCTGGTGATGAACAGGTCAAAGTTATGGCATTGCATGGCGGTTTAGATTTTTCAGCTCAGCAGCAAGCGATTCAAGCAAGCCCGCAAGGGCAAAGAAAAGTGGTCTTAACCACTAACATAGCAGAAACCTCGCTAACCATTGAAGGCGTGAGAATTGTTATCGACAGTGGCTTAGAAAATCGCGCCAGTTTCGATTTAAATAGCGGTGTTACTCGCCTTGAACAAAAGTGGGTATCGCAGTCATCGGCGGTGCAAAGAGCAGGGCGTGCAGGGCGTACAGAGCCAGGTATTTGCATTCGTCTTTACTCTGAATCTCAGTTTAAACAAAACCCGTCACATACGGTTCCTGAAATTATGCGCAGCGATCTTTCCTCTTTAATGTTAGAGGCGGCGCAGTGGGGGAGCTGTGATGTAAGCAGTATGCAGTTTGTCCAGCAACCGCCCACAGCGGCGGTGAGTGTGGCGTGCGCGCTATTGCAGAGTTTAACCTTGCTTACTCCTGACTTAACCCTGACTCAGCAAGGCAAGCGCGCACTACAATTGGGCTTAGAACCTCGCCTTAGTGCTATGTTACTGCGAGTACCCAGTGAACTGTTGGATACGGCATTAGCCAGTGCGGTAGTGCTCGAAGAGCCAATGCGTAATAGTGATGATATTGGCTTTCAAGTAGCGCTGTTAGTGGAGCGTAAACACCCCAAGCAGGGCCTATTAAAAAGGCGAGCGGATACTTTAGCTAAACGCATGCACAGCTCCTTTACTTTGTCAGCGGTGAAAAGTGCGCAAATAGGTGTCTGTTTAAGTTTGGCGTATCCAGACCGAATCGCCAAGCAACGCAGTGCCAATGGCTCTCAATATCAGTTAACCTCTGGGCATGGCGCATTTGTCGATGACAGCAGTCGTTTATCAGGTGATGAGTATCTAGTGGCGGCTTTGCTACAAAAAGGGCGACAATCGTCCAGTAGAATATTGGCTGGCGCACATGTGAGTCGCGCTGAGCTTGAAGCATTGCATACCTTTGAGCAGAAAAAGGTGTTGCAGTGGAGTGATGAAAAGCAATCTCTAATTGCTGAGCAGCAACTTACCTTGGGGCAATTAGTGGTGCAAAGAAAGCCGATGGCGACAGCGGATCTTTCCCCTGAACTGTTGGCAAGTGGCATGCTCGATTACGTGGCAAAAAAAGGTTTATCCGTTTTGCCGTGGAGCAAAGAGTCGATACTGCTGCGCAGTCGAGTCAACTGTGCCAAGCAATGGTTACCTGAGATGTCATGGCCTGATTGGAGTGACTCAGGGCTACTTAATTCGCTGACGCAATGGTTGTTGCCTTACCTTAGCGGTATTCGCTCGGTTAAGGGCTTACAGGCGCTGAATATGCTGGATATTCTCAATGCCACATTGGGTTGGCCATTGAATCAAAAGATAGATACATTGTTGCCCAGAAGTATCAAAGTGCCTTCTGGATCATCAAAAACACTGCAATACAGTGCAGATCAACCGCCAAAATTATCGGTTAAACTGCAAGAAATGTTTGGTGAGCCACAATCACCGACCGTAGCGGAAGGGAGAGTGAAGGTAACTCTTGAGTTATTGTCACCGGCGCAAAGACCACTGCAAGTGACTCAAGATCTTGCGGGCTTTTGGCAAGGAGCATACAAAGAGGTGCAAAAGGAAATGAAGGGTCGCTACCCTAAACATCCTTGGCCTGATGATCCTGCGTCACACCAAGCCACCAGTAAAACCAAACGTCATTTAAAATAA
- the sfsA gene encoding DNA/RNA nuclease SfsA produces MEFSPPLQSGTLIKRYKRFLADLTLDDGSEITIHCANTGAMTGCAEPGSKVWFSTSDNPKRKYPNSWELSETKAGHRICVNTIRANTLAVEAINNGVICELSGYKDLKTEQKYGSENSRIDILLRDENKADCYVEVKSVTLLSDEQQQLGQFPDAVTTRGQKHLRELIEVQQSGKRAVLLFIVLHSGIEKVSPALHIDGQYSVLLKQAQQAGVEVICYKADLSVECVQISRNLPYLGS; encoded by the coding sequence ATGGAATTTTCTCCTCCCTTACAAAGCGGAACTTTGATCAAACGCTATAAGCGTTTTCTTGCAGACCTCACCTTAGATGATGGTTCTGAAATCACCATCCACTGCGCCAATACCGGCGCGATGACCGGGTGCGCTGAGCCTGGCAGTAAAGTGTGGTTCTCCACCTCGGATAATCCTAAACGTAAATACCCGAATAGCTGGGAGCTTAGCGAGACTAAAGCAGGCCACCGTATTTGCGTAAATACTATTCGCGCCAACACTTTGGCGGTTGAAGCGATTAACAATGGGGTTATTTGTGAGCTGTCAGGCTATAAAGATCTCAAAACTGAACAAAAATACGGTTCTGAGAATAGCCGTATTGATATTCTATTGCGTGACGAAAACAAAGCAGATTGCTACGTGGAAGTCAAAAGCGTGACTTTACTTTCTGATGAGCAACAACAACTTGGGCAGTTCCCTGACGCAGTCACTACTCGCGGCCAAAAACACCTCCGAGAATTGATAGAAGTTCAACAATCGGGAAAAAGAGCGGTACTTTTATTCATTGTTTTGCATTCAGGCATTGAAAAAGTGTCACCGGCACTCCATATAGATGGCCAATATTCAGTTTTACTAAAACAAGCTCAACAGGCCGGTGTAGAAGTAATTTGTTACAAAGCAGACCTGTCCGTTGAATGTGTGCAAATCTCACGTAACTTACCGTATCTTGGGAGTTAA
- the dksA gene encoding RNA polymerase-binding protein DksA: protein MPESKKKALGILAIAGVEPYKEIAGEEYMSPEQMAHFTKILGAWRDQLRTDVERTVVHMQDEAANFPDPVDRASQEEEFSLELRNRNRDRERRLIKKIEKTLNKIKEDEFGFCDSCGVEIGIRRLEARPTADLCIDCKTLAELKEKQMQG, encoded by the coding sequence ATGCCAGAATCTAAGAAAAAAGCGCTAGGCATTCTAGCCATAGCAGGCGTCGAGCCGTACAAAGAAATTGCTGGTGAAGAGTACATGTCACCAGAACAAATGGCTCACTTTACAAAAATTTTAGGAGCTTGGCGCGACCAATTGCGTACTGATGTAGAACGTACCGTTGTACACATGCAAGACGAAGCAGCTAACTTCCCTGATCCTGTTGACCGTGCATCACAGGAAGAAGAATTCAGCTTAGAGTTACGTAACCGTAACCGTGACCGTGAGCGTCGTTTGATCAAAAAAATTGAGAAAACGCTGAACAAGATTAAAGAAGACGAATTCGGCTTCTGTGATTCATGTGGTGTTGAGATTGGCATTCGTCGCCTTGAAGCTCGCCCAACAGCGGATCTATGTATCGATTGTAAGACCCTTGCTGAGCTAAAAGAAAAGCAAATGCAAGGCTAA